One genomic segment of Sminthopsis crassicaudata isolate SCR6 chromosome 4, ASM4859323v1, whole genome shotgun sequence includes these proteins:
- the PYGO2 gene encoding pygopus homolog 2, whose product MATAAPPPPDKLEGGGGPAAPPAPPSTGRKQGKAGLQMKSPEKKRRKSNTQGPAYSHLTEFAPPPTPMVDHLVASNPFEDDFGAPKVGGAAPPFLGSPVPFGGFRVQGGMAGQVPPGYGGGGGGGPQPLRRQPPPFPPNPMGPAFNMPPQGPGYPPPGNMNFSSQPFNQPLGQNFSPPGGQMMPGPVGGFGPMISPTMGQPPRGELGPPSLPQRFAQPGAPFGPSPLQRPGQGLPSLPPNTSPFPGPDPGFPGPGGEDGGKPLNPPAATAFPQEPHSGSPAAAVNGNQPSFPQNSGGRGGGTPDANSLAAPPSKTGGASGHQPPPGLVYPCGACRSEVNDDQDAILCEASCQKWFHRECTGMTENAYGLLTTEASAVWACDFCLKTKEIQSVYIREGMGQLVAANDG is encoded by the exons ATGGCCACCGCGGCGCCGCCCCCCCCTGACAAGCTGGAGGGAGGAGGCGGCCCCGCCGCGCCGCCAGCGCCGCCCAGCACCGGGAGAAAGCAGGGCAAAGCCG GTCTGCAAATGAAGAGCCCAGAAAAGAAACGGCGCAAGTCAAATACTCAG GGCCCTGCATACTCACACCTGACGGAGTTTGcaccacccccaacccccatggTGGATCATCTGGTGGCATCCAACCCATTTGAGGATGACTTTGGGGCCCCCAAAGTTGGGGGGGCAGCACCTCCTTTCCTTGGCAGCCCCGTGCCCTTTGGTGGATTTCGTGTGCAGGGGGGCATGGCAGGCCAGGTGCCCCCAGGCTATGGTGGTGGAGGTGGAGGAGGGCCTCAACCACTGCGACGAcagcctcctccttttccccccaaTCCAATGGGTCCTGCCTTCAATATGCCCCCTCAGGGCCCTGGGTACCCACCCCCAGGTAACATGAACTTCTCCAGCCAGCCCTTTAACCAGCCCTTGGGCCAGAACTTTAGTCCTCCTGGGGGACAAATGATGCCAGGCCCTGTGGGGGGGTTTGGACCCATGATTTCACCTACTATGGGGCAGCCACCCAGAGGGGAGCTGggccctccctcccttccccaacgATTTGCCCAGCCAGGTGCTCCCTTTGGGCCCTCACCTCTTCAGCGGCCTGGCCAAGGACTCCCGAGTCTGCCCCCTAACACGAGCCCCTTCCCTGGTCCTGATCCTGGTTTCCCTGGTCCTggaggagaggatggagggaagccCCTAAATCCTCCTGCAGCAACTGCCTTCCCCCAGGAGCCTCATTCGGGCTCACCTGCTGCTGCTGTCAATGGCAACCAGCCCAGTTTTCCCCAGAACAGTGGTGGTCGGGGTGGGGGCACCCCAGATGCCAACAGCCTGGCGGCACCTCCCAGTAAGACAGGCGGGGCATCAGGGCACCAGCCCCCTCCAGGCTTGGTGTACCCATGTGGGGCATGCCGGAGCGAAGTGAATGACGACCAGGACGCCATTTTGTGTGAGGCGTCTTGTCAGAAGTGGTTCCATCGAGAATGTACTGGCATGACAGAGAATGCCTATGGGCTGCTGACCACCGAAGCTTCGGCCGTCTGGGCCTGTGATTTCTGCCTCAAGACCAAGGAGATCCAGTCCGTCTACATCCGAGAAGGCATGGGACAACTAGTGGCTGCCAATGATGGGTGA
- the SHC1 gene encoding SHC-transforming protein 1 isoform X3, producing MNKLSGGRRTRVEGGQLGGEEWTRHGSFVNKPTRGWLHPNEKVMGPGVSYLVRYMGCVEVLQSMRALDFSTRTQVTREAISLVCEAVPGAKGAARRRKPCSRPLGSILGRSNLKFAGMPITLTVSTSSLNLMAADCKQIIANHHMQSISFASGGDPDTAEYVAYVAKDPVNQRACHILECPEGLAQDVISTIGQAFELRFKQYLRNPPKLVTPHDRMAGFDGSAWDEEEEEPPDHQYYNDFPGKEPPLGGVVDMRLPLPAPPSSQAASHLGATLPVGQIAGGDYEGRKQLPTPGPGRELFDDPSYVNVQNLEKVRQGAGISSNPTTNGSAPRDLFDMKPFEDALRVPPPAPTTAMAEQLRGEPWFHGKLSRREAEGQLRLNGDFLVRESTTTPGQYVLTGLQSGQPKHLLLVDPEGVVRTKDHRFESVSHLISYHMDNHLPIISAGSELCLQQPVERKL from the exons ATGAACAAACTGAGCGGCGGGCGGAGGACTCGGGTGGAAGGGGGCCAGCTGGGGGGTGAGGAGTGGACTCGTCACGGAAGCTTTGTCAACAAGCCAACTCGGGGTTGGTTGCATCCCAACGAAAAGGTCATGGGACCTGGGGTTTCCTACCTTGTTCGG TACATGGGTTGTGTGGAGGTCCTCCAGTCAATGCGGGCTTTGGATTTCAGTACTCGTACCCAGGTCACCAG GGAAGCCATCAGTCTGGTGTGTGAGGCTGTGCCCGGGGCCAAGGGGGCTGCACGGAGGAGAAAG CCCTGTAGCCGCCCACTCGGCTCCATACTGGGGAGGAGTAATCTAAAGTTTGCTGGCATGCCCATTACCCTAACTGTTTCTACCAGCAGTCTCAACCTCATGGCTGCAGATTGTAAACAG ATCATTGCCAATCACCACATGCAGTCAATCTCATTTGCATCCGGTGGAGATCCA GACACTGCAGAGTATGTTGCCTATGTTGCCAAAGATCCTGTCAACCAGAGAG CCTGCCACATCCTGGAGTGTCCAGAAGGACTAGCACAGGATGTCATCAGCACCATTGGCCAGGCTTTTGAGCTGCGCTTCAAACAATACCTCAGGAACCCACCGAAGCTTGTCACTCCCCACGACAG gATGGCTGGCTTCGATGGCTCGGCttgggatgaggaggaagaagagcccCCTGACCATCAGTACTACAATGACTTCCCAGGGAAGGAGCCCCCTCTCGGGGGAGTGGTAGACATGAGACTTCCTCTTCCAGCCCCCCCTAGCTCTCAGGCTGCCAGCCACCTTGGAGCCACTTTG CCCGTTGGACAGATCGCTGGCGGTGACTATGAGGGCCGGAAACAGCTCCCTACTCCTGGGCCAG GTAGAGAACTATTTGATGATCCCTCCTATGTCAATGTTCAGAACCTGGAAAAAGTCCGGCAAGGGGCTGGTATTTCTTCCAACCCTACTACCAATGGTAGTGCTCCACGTGACCTCTTTGACATGA AGCCATTTGAAGATGCGCTTCGGGTCCCCCCACCTGCCCCTACAACAGCAATGGCGGAGCAGCTCCGAGGGGAGCCTTGGTTCCATGGGAAGTTGAGTAGGCGGGAGGCTGAAGGGCAGCTGAGGCTCAATGGGGATTTTCTGGTTCGAGAGAGTACGACCACCCCAGGCCAGTATGTCCTTACTGGCCTACAGAGTGGCCAGCCTAAACATTTGCTGCTTGTTGATCCTGAAGGCGTG GTTCGGACAAAGGATCACCGATTCGAAAGTGTCAGTCACCTCATCAGCTACCACATGGACAATCACCTACCAATCATCTCTGCAGGGAGCGAGCTGTGTCTTCAGCAACCAGTAGAACGGAAGCTATAA
- the SHC1 gene encoding SHC-transforming protein 1 isoform X2, whose product MDSLDMNKLSGGRRTRVEGGQLGGEEWTRHGSFVNKPTRGWLHPNEKVMGPGVSYLVRYMGCVEVLQSMRALDFSTRTQVTREAISLVCEAVPGAKGAARRRKPCSRPLGSILGRSNLKFAGMPITLTVSTSSLNLMAADCKQIIANHHMQSISFASGGDPDTAEYVAYVAKDPVNQRACHILECPEGLAQDVISTIGQAFELRFKQYLRNPPKLVTPHDRMAGFDGSAWDEEEEEPPDHQYYNDFPGKEPPLGGVVDMRLPLPAPPSSQAASHLGATLPVGQIAGGDYEGRKQLPTPGPGRELFDDPSYVNVQNLEKVRQGAGISSNPTTNGSAPRDLFDMKPFEDALRVPPPAPTTAMAEQLRGEPWFHGKLSRREAEGQLRLNGDFLVRESTTTPGQYVLTGLQSGQPKHLLLVDPEGVVRTKDHRFESVSHLISYHMDNHLPIISAGSELCLQQPVERKL is encoded by the exons ATGGACTCCCTG GACATGAACAAACTGAGCGGCGGGCGGAGGACTCGGGTGGAAGGGGGCCAGCTGGGGGGTGAGGAGTGGACTCGTCACGGAAGCTTTGTCAACAAGCCAACTCGGGGTTGGTTGCATCCCAACGAAAAGGTCATGGGACCTGGGGTTTCCTACCTTGTTCGG TACATGGGTTGTGTGGAGGTCCTCCAGTCAATGCGGGCTTTGGATTTCAGTACTCGTACCCAGGTCACCAG GGAAGCCATCAGTCTGGTGTGTGAGGCTGTGCCCGGGGCCAAGGGGGCTGCACGGAGGAGAAAG CCCTGTAGCCGCCCACTCGGCTCCATACTGGGGAGGAGTAATCTAAAGTTTGCTGGCATGCCCATTACCCTAACTGTTTCTACCAGCAGTCTCAACCTCATGGCTGCAGATTGTAAACAG ATCATTGCCAATCACCACATGCAGTCAATCTCATTTGCATCCGGTGGAGATCCA GACACTGCAGAGTATGTTGCCTATGTTGCCAAAGATCCTGTCAACCAGAGAG CCTGCCACATCCTGGAGTGTCCAGAAGGACTAGCACAGGATGTCATCAGCACCATTGGCCAGGCTTTTGAGCTGCGCTTCAAACAATACCTCAGGAACCCACCGAAGCTTGTCACTCCCCACGACAG gATGGCTGGCTTCGATGGCTCGGCttgggatgaggaggaagaagagcccCCTGACCATCAGTACTACAATGACTTCCCAGGGAAGGAGCCCCCTCTCGGGGGAGTGGTAGACATGAGACTTCCTCTTCCAGCCCCCCCTAGCTCTCAGGCTGCCAGCCACCTTGGAGCCACTTTG CCCGTTGGACAGATCGCTGGCGGTGACTATGAGGGCCGGAAACAGCTCCCTACTCCTGGGCCAG GTAGAGAACTATTTGATGATCCCTCCTATGTCAATGTTCAGAACCTGGAAAAAGTCCGGCAAGGGGCTGGTATTTCTTCCAACCCTACTACCAATGGTAGTGCTCCACGTGACCTCTTTGACATGA AGCCATTTGAAGATGCGCTTCGGGTCCCCCCACCTGCCCCTACAACAGCAATGGCGGAGCAGCTCCGAGGGGAGCCTTGGTTCCATGGGAAGTTGAGTAGGCGGGAGGCTGAAGGGCAGCTGAGGCTCAATGGGGATTTTCTGGTTCGAGAGAGTACGACCACCCCAGGCCAGTATGTCCTTACTGGCCTACAGAGTGGCCAGCCTAAACATTTGCTGCTTGTTGATCCTGAAGGCGTG GTTCGGACAAAGGATCACCGATTCGAAAGTGTCAGTCACCTCATCAGCTACCACATGGACAATCACCTACCAATCATCTCTGCAGGGAGCGAGCTGTGTCTTCAGCAACCAGTAGAACGGAAGCTATAA
- the SHC1 gene encoding SHC-transforming protein 1 isoform X1, which produces MDLLPPKPKYNPLRNESLSSLEEGTLGPLSPGELSSPSASSLGPILSPVLGDDSPTTLCSFFPRMSNLKLANPTGGRLGPSEESGQGLEERERNAGGAGPDSGPSPLLQDMNKLSGGRRTRVEGGQLGGEEWTRHGSFVNKPTRGWLHPNEKVMGPGVSYLVRYMGCVEVLQSMRALDFSTRTQVTREAISLVCEAVPGAKGAARRRKPCSRPLGSILGRSNLKFAGMPITLTVSTSSLNLMAADCKQIIANHHMQSISFASGGDPDTAEYVAYVAKDPVNQRACHILECPEGLAQDVISTIGQAFELRFKQYLRNPPKLVTPHDRMAGFDGSAWDEEEEEPPDHQYYNDFPGKEPPLGGVVDMRLPLPAPPSSQAASHLGATLPVGQIAGGDYEGRKQLPTPGPGRELFDDPSYVNVQNLEKVRQGAGISSNPTTNGSAPRDLFDMKPFEDALRVPPPAPTTAMAEQLRGEPWFHGKLSRREAEGQLRLNGDFLVRESTTTPGQYVLTGLQSGQPKHLLLVDPEGVVRTKDHRFESVSHLISYHMDNHLPIISAGSELCLQQPVERKL; this is translated from the exons ATGGATCTCCTGCCCCCCAAACCCAAGTACAACCCTCTTCGGAATGAATCTCTATCATCACTGGAAGAGGGGACTCTGGGACCCTTATCCCCTGGGGAGCTGTCCTCTCCATCTGCCTCTTCCCTGGGACCCATTTTGTCCCCTGTGCTAGGAGATGATAGTCCTACAACCCTTTGCTCTTTTTTCCCTCGGATGAGCAATTTGAAGCTAGCCAATCCAACTGGGGGGCGACTGGGGCCCTCTGAAGAGTCAGGTCAGGGActtgaggagagggaaagaaatgcaGGGGGGGCTGGGCCAGACTCAGGTCCTTCACCTCTTCTCCAGGACATGAACAAACTGAGCGGCGGGCGGAGGACTCGGGTGGAAGGGGGCCAGCTGGGGGGTGAGGAGTGGACTCGTCACGGAAGCTTTGTCAACAAGCCAACTCGGGGTTGGTTGCATCCCAACGAAAAGGTCATGGGACCTGGGGTTTCCTACCTTGTTCGG TACATGGGTTGTGTGGAGGTCCTCCAGTCAATGCGGGCTTTGGATTTCAGTACTCGTACCCAGGTCACCAG GGAAGCCATCAGTCTGGTGTGTGAGGCTGTGCCCGGGGCCAAGGGGGCTGCACGGAGGAGAAAG CCCTGTAGCCGCCCACTCGGCTCCATACTGGGGAGGAGTAATCTAAAGTTTGCTGGCATGCCCATTACCCTAACTGTTTCTACCAGCAGTCTCAACCTCATGGCTGCAGATTGTAAACAG ATCATTGCCAATCACCACATGCAGTCAATCTCATTTGCATCCGGTGGAGATCCA GACACTGCAGAGTATGTTGCCTATGTTGCCAAAGATCCTGTCAACCAGAGAG CCTGCCACATCCTGGAGTGTCCAGAAGGACTAGCACAGGATGTCATCAGCACCATTGGCCAGGCTTTTGAGCTGCGCTTCAAACAATACCTCAGGAACCCACCGAAGCTTGTCACTCCCCACGACAG gATGGCTGGCTTCGATGGCTCGGCttgggatgaggaggaagaagagcccCCTGACCATCAGTACTACAATGACTTCCCAGGGAAGGAGCCCCCTCTCGGGGGAGTGGTAGACATGAGACTTCCTCTTCCAGCCCCCCCTAGCTCTCAGGCTGCCAGCCACCTTGGAGCCACTTTG CCCGTTGGACAGATCGCTGGCGGTGACTATGAGGGCCGGAAACAGCTCCCTACTCCTGGGCCAG GTAGAGAACTATTTGATGATCCCTCCTATGTCAATGTTCAGAACCTGGAAAAAGTCCGGCAAGGGGCTGGTATTTCTTCCAACCCTACTACCAATGGTAGTGCTCCACGTGACCTCTTTGACATGA AGCCATTTGAAGATGCGCTTCGGGTCCCCCCACCTGCCCCTACAACAGCAATGGCGGAGCAGCTCCGAGGGGAGCCTTGGTTCCATGGGAAGTTGAGTAGGCGGGAGGCTGAAGGGCAGCTGAGGCTCAATGGGGATTTTCTGGTTCGAGAGAGTACGACCACCCCAGGCCAGTATGTCCTTACTGGCCTACAGAGTGGCCAGCCTAAACATTTGCTGCTTGTTGATCCTGAAGGCGTG GTTCGGACAAAGGATCACCGATTCGAAAGTGTCAGTCACCTCATCAGCTACCACATGGACAATCACCTACCAATCATCTCTGCAGGGAGCGAGCTGTGTCTTCAGCAACCAGTAGAACGGAAGCTATAA